GTCTGTTTTTTAAATCCCAGATTCGATATAGAGTATATAGAGAGAATCAGATATAAAACAGATATAGAATAGATGTAGATACTAAGTGAAATTTATTGAGTGAGAATTTATAGAGAGAAAGTTTAAAAGTATGAAAATAGTTGGAGTTACAAAGTGTCCGACCGGAATAGCACATACCTATATGGCAGCGGAGCGGTTAGAAAAGACAGCGGCGAAGCTTGGTTATGAGATTAAGGTGGAAACACAGGGGTCACAGGGAACAGAGAATAAACTTACCAGAAAAGAAATTGCAAAAGCGGACTATGTGATCATAGCAGCAGATGTCAGTATTGATGAGCCAGAGCGTTTTAATGGTAAGAAAGTATTTAAAACGAGGATTAAACCGGTATTGAAAAATACAGAGAATATTTTTGAACGGTTAGAAGAAGAATATTTTATTATGGGTGGTATAGATGCTGTGCAAGAGTGTGACCTAAAAGACAGTGATGCTGAAAATGCCGGAAATATGATAGAACATTCTGATAAAAAAGAATCTACAGATATATTAGGACAGCTTATGAATGGTGTATCCTATATGATTCCGTTTGTAGTTGTCGGAGGTCTGCTCGTATCATTATCATTATCTTTTGGAGCAACGACTTCACCAGATGGAGAGGTTGTTTTTCTTGGGATATGGGATAAAGTGCATCAGATTGGCGCACTTGCCTTCACATTAATGTATCCGATCCTGGCGGGCTTTATTGCATTTTCTATCGCAGGAAGAGCAACACTTGCCCCGGCAATGATCGGAGCAATGGTTGCAATGAATGAAGAGATTCTTGGAACAAAGGCAGGGACCGGCTTTATGGGATGTATTATTGTCGGCTATTTCGTCGGATATCTTGTGAAATGGATGAACAGCTGGCATGTAGTAAAAGAATTTAAGCCGATGATGCCAATATTTATTATTCCTCTTACAGGAGTGATAACAGTATCGGCATTATTTATTTTTGCGATTGGAAAACCCGTTGCAATGATGATGGAGGTACTAAATACCATGCTGGTACAACTGGCGGCGAATCCTTCTAGTGCAATTATACTTGGCATCGTGCTTGGTGCGATGATAGGAGTGGATATGGGCGGACCTGTTAATAAGGTAGCTTTCTTTTTTGGAGTAACGTCTATAGCCCAGGGAAATCTTCAGATTATGGGGATTGTGTCTACTTCTATAGCCGTAGCTCCGTTATCGATGGGGATAGCGGCGCTTATCGGAAAAGAGAAGTTTACGGAGGAAGAAAAAAATGCAGGATTTTATACGATATTTATGGGAATTATAGGAATCAGTGAAGGTGCGATTCCTTTTGCTGCGTCCGATCCAATTCATGTATTGCCAGCTACCATTGCAGGATCAGCAGTTACCGGAGCTTTTTCGGCAGCATGTGGGATAACTTCTGCAGTTCCACATGGAGGGCTGGTTGTTGCTTTATTTAAAGCGACAAATTATATGTCACTGTATTTGCTAAGTGTAATTTTAGGTACAGCCGTATCTGCAGCAATTGTACTGGCATTTAAGAAAAAGCAGAATTGCAGGTAAAAAAGAATACTAAAAGAATACTATCTATACTATCTAATGTAAAAAAATGAAAAAAGAAGAGTACTATTTTGCTGTTTTTTCAAAGAAAATACTCGTTTCTATATTGAAATTGCAAGGGAAATGAAATAAAATCTTAAGTTAAGCACATCTTTTGTTCAAAAATAAGTCAAACTATGCGTTTTACATTTTTGAATGATCTGATAAAATTTTAGTGAGTGAGGAGTGATTCGTAAACATGAGATTCACAAGACGGGATATGATGATGATAGAGTATTTGAGAGATTATGAAGTACTCGAACTAGATTCTATGTCAGAATATCTGGGAGTATCTGTAAAGACTCTGAAAAATCAACTGAAGGAACTGGCGGAAATGCTGAAAGAATTTGGAGTGGATATCCGATTTGTTTCCGGTAATCAGTTGATGGTCAGGGGACATGAGAAGTTTGCGGAAGTGATGAGTGTGAGCATCCCTCGCTTTGAGATGGAATTTGAAAGAAGATTCCTTTTACTTCTGGTACTGCATGATAATTTCCTGACAATACAGGAAATTGCAGATGAGCTTCTGGTAAGCAAGTCTTACGCAGAAAAGCATTTGGCATCGATTATGAAGAAGTATCCGGAAGATATCCAGGCACAGCGGCATTATGGCATCCGCTATGCAGCATCCCAGAATAAAAGAAGAGAAGTATTCGTTAAGATACTGTTTCCGTATTTGTTTGGGGAAGATTATATTGTGGCTTTAGAGCAGTTTGACAGTCTTCATTTTCCACTGTTTCATTATTTTACGAGGAAGCAGATGGAGAGGACGAGAGGAGCAGTTTTACAGCTTCAGGGATTAGAATGGTTTCAGCTTACCGATGAGTCGCTGCAGCAGCTTTTTCTTTATATTTTGTTTCTTGTCCGTCATGCAGACAGCGGGAATACAGAAAGACCGGCTGCGATACAGGAAGACTTCATTAATACGCAGGAATTTGACGGATTGTTTGAATGGATTCCTGGCTGGTGTCAGGAATTTGGTCTGCCCGATTCAAAAGAAGAACTGCGCTATATGTATACACTGCTGTTATCGCTTCGTAAACAAAAAATTGCCTGTCAGGATCAGATTATGGAGAAAATGAGACATCCAATTCAGGAAATCCTTAAAGGAATTGCGGAGAGGCTCAGTGTGGATTTTTGTAATGATGAAGATCTTGTTGAGGGATTGTCTTCCCATATTTATACAACGATTCTCAGAGGAAATCATCTGGATATTGAAACGGATGCGTATATGGTAAAGTCGATGAAACGTCAGTATCCTTTTGGATTTGAAATGGCAGCAATCGCGGCAGATTACATCGCAGATATGTATAATCTGTCTATGAAGGAAAATGATCTTATCTATCTTGCCATTCATTTTCAGGCAGCAATCGAAAGAATGAAAGATGAAGGGGAAAAGACAAAAATTATCATTGTCTGTCATTTTGGAGCAGCGGCAGCAAGAATAATTCGATCAAAAATCGAAAGAAAGCTTGTTGGTGTGAAAGTAACAGGAATGTATTCCTTACAGGAATTTAAATCCCTTTCTCATTTAGATTGTGACTGCATTGTGACAACCGAACGCATTTTAAAAGCGGACTTTCCAATCATTTATATTTCTATGGCTCTTTCAGAGCGTGAGATGCGAAAGATTGAGGAAGGAATCAAGGAAATTCAGGTAAACCATTTATTGGAATTAAATATATTAGAAGCAATTATTCTTCCTATAGAAGAAAAAAATATGGAATCTGCTATAAGAGCAATGGTACAGCCATTGCAGGAAGAAGATTTCGTGACGGAAGAATATATGCAGTCAGTCCTCAGCAGAGAGGAAATGTCTTCCACAAGTCTTAATTACATTGCCCTGCCACATGGGAATCCGGCAATGGTACAAAATACAAGACTGGTAATCGGAAGAATGAATCAGCCGCTTTTGTGGGATGATTCTAAAGTAAGCTGTGCGTTTTTATTTGCGGTATCCGCAGAAATGCTCAGGGAAAAACCAATACTTTTTAATACATTTTACCGGACAATGGCAGATCCGAATGTAGAGGAGAGTATTAAAAAACTTCAGATGGAAAAGAATCTTCCGGATGAGGTTTTCAGACAAAAGCTGTTTCATATTTTGAGATAGAGTAACTAATAATTTCTAACAGGAGAGGAAAGGATGTGAAGTTAACATGGTAGGAATTATTCTCGCAACCCATGGCAATTTTGCGACCGGTATCCAGCAGTCTGCTTCCATGATTTTTGGAGAACAGCCAAACGTGGCAGCCGTAACACTGCAGCCAAATGAAGGACCGGATGATGTGAGAAAGAAAATGGAAGAAGCAGTTGCATCTTTCGAAGATCCGCAGCAGGTGTTAATCCTCGTTGATTTATGGGGTGGAACTCCATTTAATCAGGCAAATGGTCTTATTGCAGGTCATGAGGATACATGGGCGATTGTTGCCGGTCTTAACCTGCCGATGCTTATTGACGCTTATGCTTCCCGTATGATGATGGATACAGCGCAGGAACTTGCTGTACAGATTTCAGGAAGTGCAAAAGAAGGTGTCAGAATTTACCCAGAAAGCTTAGAGCCAAAGGAAGAGAAAAAAGCAGCAGCGGTTTCCGATGGACAGCCAAAGGGTGCATTACCGGAAGGAACTGTAGTAGGAGATGGAAAGATTAAATATGTGCTTGCACGTATCGATTCCCGTCTGCTCCATGGACAGGTAGCAACAGCATGGACAAAGACTACAGGACCAAACAGAATTATCGTTGTATCTGATGGAGTAGCTCATGATGATCTTCGTAAGAGTATGATTCGTGAAGCAGCGCCTCCAGGGGTAAAAGCAAATGTAGTTCCGGTAAGCAAGATGATCCAGGTAGCAAAGGATACTCGTTTTGGAAATACAAAGGCTCTGTTATTATTTGAAACACCACAGGATGCTCTTGCAGCAATCAAGGGTGGAGTAGATATTAAGGAACTTAACATTGGTTCTATGGCTCACTCTGTTGGCAAGGTAGCAGTCAGCAAAGTATTATCTTTAGATGAAAAAGATATTGAGACTTTTGAAGAACTGAAGAAGTTAGGCGTTAAGTTTGATGTTCGTAAAGTTCCAAGTGATTCTCAGGATAACATGGATGAGATCCTGAAAAAAGCAAAAGCTGAATTAGCAAAATAGTATTTAACAATTAATATTAGGAGGAAACGTCATGTCAATTATTTCAATGATCTTAGTTGTTATAGTTGCCTTTCTCGCTGGTATCGAAGGTGTTGTTGATGAATTCCAGTTCCATCAGCCTTTGGTAGCATGTACATTGATTGGTCTGGTAACAGGCAATCTTGAGGCAGGTATTGTTCTTGGTGGTAGTCTTCAGATGATCGCTCTTGGATGGGCTAACATCGGAGCTGCTGTAGCACCGGATGCAGCTTTAGCATCTGTTGCATCTGCTATTATTCTTGTTCTTGGTGGACAGGGAGTTAAAGGTGTAAGTACAGCGATCGCTGTAGCTATCCCTCTTGCTGTAGCAGGTTTATTCTTAACAATGGTTGTTCGTACTCTTTCTGTAGCATGTGTTCACCGTATGGACGCTGAAGCTGAAAAAGCAAACTTCAAGGGTATTGAATTATGGCACATCATTGCCATCTGTTTACAGGGACTTCGTATTGCAATCCCTGCAGCATGTCTTCTTGCAATCCCTACTGAAACAGTACAGAACTTCTTACAGTCTATGCCAGCATGGTTAACAGATGGTATGTCCATCGGTGGTGGTATGGTAGTAGCCGTTGGTTATGCAATGGTTATCAACATGATCGCAACAAAAGAAGTTTGGCCATTCTTCGCAATCGGTTTCTGTCTGGCAGCTATTTCAGACCTTACACTGATCGCACTTGGTGCAATCGCTCTTGCAATCGCATTCATTTACATCAACTTATCTGAAAATGGTGGAAATGGAAACGGTGGCGGAAACGTTGGTGATCCACTCGATGACATTTTAAATGACTATTAAGAAGTAAGGAGGGTATAGAAATGGCAGAAGAAAAAATTACTTTATCAAAAAAAGATCGTCGATCTGTTGCACTCCGCTCTACTTTCCTTCAGGGTTCATGGAACTATGAACGTATGCAGAACGGTGGATGGTGTTTCGCCATGATTCCGGCGATTAAGAAACTGTACACAAACAAAGAAGATCAGAAGGCAGCTTTAAAGAGACACCTTGAGTTCTTCAACACACATCCATATGTAGCTTCTCCTGTACTTGGTGTAACACTTGCCTTAGAAGAAGAAAAAGCAAACGGTGCGCAGGTAGATGACGCAGCTATTCAGGGTGTAAAAGTAGGTATGATGGGACCTTTAGCCGGTGTTGGTGATCCAGTATTCTGGTTTACTGCTCGTCCAATGCTTGGTGCGTTAGGTGCATCTCTTGCCATGGGCGGAAGCATCTTAGGACCAATCTTATTCTTCGTATTATGGAACGTGATCCGTTGGGCATTCATGTGGTATACACAGGAATTTGGTTACCAGGCTGGTAGCAAGATTTCTGAAGACCTTTCTGGAGGACTTTTACAGAAAGTAACAAAGATTGCATCTATTCTTGGTATGTTCGTACTCGGTTCGTTGATTGAACGATGGGTAAGTATCAACTTTACTCCAGTTGTATCAAAAGTAACATTAAGTGAGGGTGCTTACATTGACTGGAAGAGCCTTCCAGCAGGAGCAGAAGGTATTAAGACAGCACTTTCCCAGTATGCTTCCGGAATGGCTTTAGATCCTACAAAGGTTACAACATTACAGGACAACTTAAATTCCTTAATCCCAGGTCTTATGCCATTATTACTGACACTGTTATGTATGTGGTTACTTAAGAAGAAAGTATCTCCGATCGTAATCATCCTTGCATTGTTTGTAGTAGGTATTTTAGGACATGTAGTAGGTATTCTGTAATTTAAGTTTAATTAAAGCGGAATAAACAATACAAAGGGGGCTGTGACAAAAATATTTCCGATATTTTTGCACAGCCCTTGCTATGTTATGTATACAAAGGAGGATGCATAATGGCACAATCACTCAATACTAAAGTGGATCTGGTTATGGATGCCACTTCCTTTCACGGAATGAATAATTACGGAAAAATTATGATTGGCGACAGAGGTTTCGAATATTATAACGAAAAAAAGATGAATGACTATATCCAGATTCCATGGGAAGAGGTTGATTATGTCATAGCATCTGTTATGTTTAAGGGCAAATATATTCCTCGCTTCGCCATTCAGACAAAAAAAAGCGGAACCTTTACCTTTGCAGCAAAGAAACCAAAAGAACTTCTTCGTGCGGTAAGAAATTATGTTCCATCTGACCATATGGTTCGCTCCTTAAGCTTTTTTGACGTGTTAAAAAGAGCTTTTAAAAAGTAAATATCAGTGACATCAAGTTAGGGACAAAATACCTTTTGACCTTAACATTTTATGATGGAAGTATTATAATGATTCTGATTGAAACGATTCAGAAAACTTAAAAGTACTTTTTGCTAAAAGGAGAACGAAGATGGCAATTTTAAAATTAAAACCAAGCGGAAAAGATTACATTTGGGGTGGACATAAACTTGTAGATAACTACGGAAAAGAAATGACAGGTGACAGACTCGCAGAAACGTGGGAATTATCCTGTCATCCAGATGGTCCAAGCTTTGTTGCAAATGGCGAAGATGCCGGAAAGACATTAAGACAGTATATTGAGGAACATGGAAAGAAAGTACTTGGAACAAACTGCGAGCGTTTTGAGGACTTTCCAATTTTAACAAAATTCATTGATGCACAGGATAACCTTTCAATCCAGGTACATCCAGATAACGAGTATGCCTTAAAAAATGAAGGGCAATATGGCAAAACTGAAATGTGGTATGTAGTGGATGCAGAAGAAGGTGCTTATCTCTATCATGGATTTAAAAAAGAAATCAGCAAAGA
This Anaerobutyricum hallii DNA region includes the following protein-coding sequences:
- a CDS encoding PTS fructose transporter subunit IIC: MKIVGVTKCPTGIAHTYMAAERLEKTAAKLGYEIKVETQGSQGTENKLTRKEIAKADYVIIAADVSIDEPERFNGKKVFKTRIKPVLKNTENIFERLEEEYFIMGGIDAVQECDLKDSDAENAGNMIEHSDKKESTDILGQLMNGVSYMIPFVVVGGLLVSLSLSFGATTSPDGEVVFLGIWDKVHQIGALAFTLMYPILAGFIAFSIAGRATLAPAMIGAMVAMNEEILGTKAGTGFMGCIIVGYFVGYLVKWMNSWHVVKEFKPMMPIFIIPLTGVITVSALFIFAIGKPVAMMMEVLNTMLVQLAANPSSAIILGIVLGAMIGVDMGGPVNKVAFFFGVTSIAQGNLQIMGIVSTSIAVAPLSMGIAALIGKEKFTEEEKNAGFYTIFMGIIGISEGAIPFAASDPIHVLPATIAGSAVTGAFSAACGITSAVPHGGLVVALFKATNYMSLYLLSVILGTAVSAAIVLAFKKKQNCR
- a CDS encoding BglG family transcription antiterminator, whose amino-acid sequence is MRFTRRDMMMIEYLRDYEVLELDSMSEYLGVSVKTLKNQLKELAEMLKEFGVDIRFVSGNQLMVRGHEKFAEVMSVSIPRFEMEFERRFLLLLVLHDNFLTIQEIADELLVSKSYAEKHLASIMKKYPEDIQAQRHYGIRYAASQNKRREVFVKILFPYLFGEDYIVALEQFDSLHFPLFHYFTRKQMERTRGAVLQLQGLEWFQLTDESLQQLFLYILFLVRHADSGNTERPAAIQEDFINTQEFDGLFEWIPGWCQEFGLPDSKEELRYMYTLLLSLRKQKIACQDQIMEKMRHPIQEILKGIAERLSVDFCNDEDLVEGLSSHIYTTILRGNHLDIETDAYMVKSMKRQYPFGFEMAAIAADYIADMYNLSMKENDLIYLAIHFQAAIERMKDEGEKTKIIIVCHFGAAAARIIRSKIERKLVGVKVTGMYSLQEFKSLSHLDCDCIVTTERILKADFPIIYISMALSEREMRKIEEGIKEIQVNHLLELNILEAIILPIEEKNMESAIRAMVQPLQEEDFVTEEYMQSVLSREEMSSTSLNYIALPHGNPAMVQNTRLVIGRMNQPLLWDDSKVSCAFLFAVSAEMLREKPILFNTFYRTMADPNVEESIKKLQMEKNLPDEVFRQKLFHILR
- a CDS encoding mannose/fructose/sorbose PTS transporter subunit IIB yields the protein MVGIILATHGNFATGIQQSASMIFGEQPNVAAVTLQPNEGPDDVRKKMEEAVASFEDPQQVLILVDLWGGTPFNQANGLIAGHEDTWAIVAGLNLPMLIDAYASRMMMDTAQELAVQISGSAKEGVRIYPESLEPKEEKKAAAVSDGQPKGALPEGTVVGDGKIKYVLARIDSRLLHGQVATAWTKTTGPNRIIVVSDGVAHDDLRKSMIREAAPPGVKANVVPVSKMIQVAKDTRFGNTKALLLFETPQDALAAIKGGVDIKELNIGSMAHSVGKVAVSKVLSLDEKDIETFEELKKLGVKFDVRKVPSDSQDNMDEILKKAKAELAK
- a CDS encoding PTS mannose/fructose/sorbose transporter subunit IIC translates to MSIISMILVVIVAFLAGIEGVVDEFQFHQPLVACTLIGLVTGNLEAGIVLGGSLQMIALGWANIGAAVAPDAALASVASAIILVLGGQGVKGVSTAIAVAIPLAVAGLFLTMVVRTLSVACVHRMDAEAEKANFKGIELWHIIAICLQGLRIAIPAACLLAIPTETVQNFLQSMPAWLTDGMSIGGGMVVAVGYAMVINMIATKEVWPFFAIGFCLAAISDLTLIALGAIALAIAFIYINLSENGGNGNGGGNVGDPLDDILNDY
- a CDS encoding PTS system mannose/fructose/sorbose family transporter subunit IID encodes the protein MAEEKITLSKKDRRSVALRSTFLQGSWNYERMQNGGWCFAMIPAIKKLYTNKEDQKAALKRHLEFFNTHPYVASPVLGVTLALEEEKANGAQVDDAAIQGVKVGMMGPLAGVGDPVFWFTARPMLGALGASLAMGGSILGPILFFVLWNVIRWAFMWYTQEFGYQAGSKISEDLSGGLLQKVTKIASILGMFVLGSLIERWVSINFTPVVSKVTLSEGAYIDWKSLPAGAEGIKTALSQYASGMALDPTKVTTLQDNLNSLIPGLMPLLLTLLCMWLLKKKVSPIVIILALFVVGILGHVVGIL
- a CDS encoding DUF956 family protein, with protein sequence MAQSLNTKVDLVMDATSFHGMNNYGKIMIGDRGFEYYNEKKMNDYIQIPWEEVDYVIASVMFKGKYIPRFAIQTKKSGTFTFAAKKPKELLRAVRNYVPSDHMVRSLSFFDVLKRAFKK